A single genomic interval of Aedes aegypti strain LVP_AGWG chromosome 1, AaegL5.0 Primary Assembly, whole genome shotgun sequence harbors:
- the LOC110677736 gene encoding uncharacterized protein LOC110677736 has protein sequence MNCCVIPGCGNKFQLYRVPNSGNNRFRQWKKVAPVFGTGSERICSHHFIETDFVENIRKKLKSTAIPSINLPAERLKASNKIGCCVLGCRSKDIKNMEKFPSMTSKAWLKWANILGCAEANTAGWKICQKHFKDDAFTTVTSRYLKNSAVPTKKLKRPVKIVEIHRRQIKQIPTEQCLLDHDYVKEDVRPKSNRMCSVYGCTTKTSKGVFLHKFPKERIKMTAWVHAIKSGKKPTKNSFVCSQHFHDSDYNTGSNILRKSAVPSQNIPLTFSQEVQIRTDDPYKRIVKSFRKPKDSLNSYETLEVSGNSSLEITMQSTEVSQSDRSGFCAVNAAQWDETEN, from the exons ATG AACTGCTGTGTAATCCCGGGATGCGGGAACAAGTTCCAGCTGTACCGGGTGCCCAACTCCGGAAATAATCGCTTCCGGCAATGGAAGAAGGTCGCGCCTGTTTTTGGAACTGGATCCGAGCGGATTTGCTCTCACCATTTCATCGAAACGGACTTCGTGGAAA ATATCCGGAAGAAGCTGAAGAGCACTGCAATCCCCTCCATCAACTTGCCGGCGGAAAGGTTGAAAGCATCAAACAAAATAGGCTGCTGCGTTTTGGGATGCCGCTCCAAAGACATCAAGAATATGGAAAAGTTTCCCTCCATGACATCGAAAGCTTGGCTGAAATGGGCAAACATACTGGGCTGTGCGGAGGCTAATACAGCGGGGTGGAAAATCTGCCAGAAGCACTTCAAGGACGATGCATTTACAACAG ttACATCACGATACTTGAAGAACAGTGCTGTTCCCACTAAGAAACTGAAAAGGCCCGTGAAGATAGTGGAAATTCATCGCAGACAGATCAAACAGATTCCCACTGAACAGTGTCTGCTGGACCATGACTATGTGAAAGAAGATGTACGGCCAAAAAGCAACAGAATGTGTTCTGTTTACGGCTGCACTACAAAAACGAGCAAAGGcgtatttcttcataaatttccgAAAGAGAGGATCAAGATGACCGCTTGGGTGCATGCCataaaatcaggaaaaaaacCGACAAAAAATTCTTTTGTCTGCAGTCAACATTTTCACGATAGTGACTATAACACTG GGTCGAATATACTGAGAAAATCTGCAGTACCATCCCAAaacattcctctgacattttccCAAGAAGTTCAGATACGCACTGATGATCCTTACAAGCGAATCGTTAAATCTTTCCGAAAACCAAAAGATAGTCTGAACTCCTACGAAACTCTAGAAGTATCCGGAAATTCATCGCTGGAAATTACAATGCAATCAACCGAGGTTTCACAATCTGACCGTTCTGGATTCTGTGCTGTAAAcgctgcacagtgggacgaaactgaaaattga